The window TTTCGCTGCTACCCGTTGGCATGTTACGAAAATACTCATAGGCCGAGTCAGTTAACGATGCGAAGCCGTAAGCGCCGCCAACCACACCGGCTACGGGGGCGACCTGAACATGATAAACACCATTTTTATCAGTGCCTTGCCCGGCGATAAAACCGCTTTCAGGGCATTGCGTTCCCTTGTAACAACGGCTGCCCCGAAACGGACCGTCGATAGGGGAGTTATCGATCCACAAATCCTGATAATAGTTGGCGGGTGTAAGCCAGCCGACATAACCAAAATACCCCAGACTGACCTGAGTCGTACCGTATTTTACCCATGTATTTGAACCGCTGAATCGCGGATCAAGTAATGATGGCGTAATTAAGTATTCCTTGTCCACGGCGTTTTCAATAAATAAGAAGTTATTGCTGACAGAACCGGATGTACGCGCATTTAAAGCCATCGCCGGTAAAGGCAGTCCGTTTATCAGCACCAGTGCCGACAGGAGAATATTTTTAAAATTTTTCATACGTTATCTTTGTGCCATTGAGGTTTGCGCCCTACATTTCACCTCGCCCACCCATGCCGCGCCGCGGGCCTTTTCGAGGTCGAGATCGGCTTCGCACCGGCCGCCATTCGCGGAAATCAGGGTGATGACGGGATATTTCTTGTCTATATCAATAGCGAATTCGCCTTTCGCATCGGTGCGCGTTTTCCCAATATGGTTATGAATTTCGGTATTGGTCGCCAGCTGGCCGTTCGGGTAGCGGATGCGACCAAACACGGTGACCATACTTTTCACTTCCGGATTGATTACCCCGACGTTGCCGGGATAGAGCGTCAGCTCATGGGTACGGCCCGAGACGATATCGAAGCTGTCTTCCGAATTTTTATCATTGAGTATTTCCATTCGGTACTGCGCGTAAGGCGGCAGGGCGATAAAGTTTGATTTACCGCCGAGCAGGTAATTGCGGCCGTTGATTTTTGCCGCCAGCTTTCCTTCGCCGACTAAACCGGTGTTCACAATGATTCCCGCACGCTGTCGTTCTTCACTCAGAGCAACGTTTTTACCGCTCCACGCCACGGAACCCTGCGATGTAAAGTTCATATTGGTCGAATTGTCCGCCGAACGCGTAGCCGAGACGACTCCGGCGTTATACTTCGTGGCGTAATTGATATTGCCATTCACCGAATAATTATTGTCATAATGCTGTTCGCCATTCAGGCGCGTAGAGGCAGACACGCCAACCGACCTGATGGCGCCTTCGCTAAATTGTTTACGCGCGCTGAGGTTACCCTGCGTACTGCCGTAACGATCGCGGGACACGCCCATACTCAGCCAGGATGCCAGAGGCAAAGAAAAGTCCAGGCTGACGTAACGCTCCTGGCGACCGTCATCATTGCGGTTGTTATGGTAATAACGCTGGAGCCCGTCGCGTAGTCCGATGGTGGCGTAGCGGCCGGAGTACAGCGTTGTGCTGTAATCCAGGTTGCGGTATTTATTGCCTGAATAGCGGTTTTCCGTCTGGCTTAGCGTTAAGGAACCGGCGTGGGGAATAAATTTCCCGAGGTTAATCGTACCGCCGACAGAATAGTTATCGCGTTCCTGAACGGGCAATCTGTCGCCAATGTGACTGTCTTCGCGTGAGGCCCAGAGTGAACCATATCCACCGGGCGCGTTCAGACTGATATTACTGACGTTTCGCCAGGAGGAATCATTGGCCGCCAGCGTCTGATTGCCCAGGCTAATATATTCGTTGACGTTCAGCCTCAGGTCCGTTTCATTGACCATGTTATCGCCAAAACCATATAACGTGGTTTTCACGTTTAACCCTGACAATATCGCCAGCGTTATCGATGCGGCGCCGCCGGCGATCCACGTTTGCTCGCTGCCTGCATCAGAGTAGTGATGAAGTTTATAACTTACCCGATCGTAGTCCAGTGAACCGCCGAACAGTTGCCAGTACAGGCCCTGAATGCCCGCTGGCTGCTGGCGGGCAAAGATTTTATTCACCCGGCTCACCCGACTGTTCACCGTGCGGCCATTTATCACAACGTTAACGGTGACATCATAGACGCCGTAGGGAAAGCGGCTGGTATCAATTTCATAACTGCCCATATTAAAGTTTTGCACGCTAAGCAGACGCCCGTCTCTTAATACGTGGACTTCACCTGTCGCCGGTAGAAATACGGTTATCGGAGTTAATGTGAGCGAATTTTTTTCAATCACGGTACTTCCTTTATTGCCATAGCTGACGCCATAGATTTTTCCGCCGTTCAGCGCATTGAGGCTGGCAATAGTTTGCACGTTCCAGGTATCGAGCATCCCCAACGCCAGCCGGTGTCCTTCATAATCCCGTTCATACATCGCGCGATAGAGCTTGCTGGTATTATTACTGTCGCCAATTCCATAGAAAGAGCCATTGATGTTCAGATGGTGCTCACGTAACGAGATGGTGTTGTCCAGGGTCACATAGCTGCGTGAACTGCTGCCGGTACGATAACTGTTGTAATACGTGCCCAGGTTATAGTTCAGAACGTTTGAAAGCGTGTCCACGCTGGACGGCCCCAGCAGGCTGCTTCGTGCAACAATGGCTTCCGTCAGCGCATCCTTACTGACAATCAGTTCCAGATGGAACGAGGCGATATTCAACTTCAGGCGAGCATCCGCGGAGAGTTCGATAAAGGTATTATCGCGAAGTTTTACATCGCGAATGTTCTCCACCATTTGCCGGGTTTTGCTGGATAACACCGCATTGCCAGGCAATTCTGCAATGGCGATCGCTTTCACCGTAATATGCCCTTCGGAGAGCGAAACGATCGCATCGGCAATTCGTTGCTGGCTTTTTTCGTCAGTTTCGTGGTAACGAATATAAACCGGAACGCTCATCCCCTGCTCAAGGGAGCGAGAGAAAGCGCCTGGGATAATATATTTACCCACTTTTGTCGGTGCTGAATGTACAACTATCGGAGCCAGCACAAGTAAAAGGGTAATACTTCCCTGGACAAAATATTTCATTGTCGTCCGCTTCCTTTCTTCCCGGTATTTGGTCGTTGTCCGTGCGAATACGTTTAATAATTATTATTTGACCGTGATAAATCGCTTACCATGCCAGATGCCAATATGAGAGCGGTTGCTGTTCACGTCGGTTAACTGCAGCGTTATTTTGGTGCCCGGCATAACGTAATAACGTTCGCGGCAACCTTTGCCCTTATCCTGCGTTTTATCCTTACACGCGCCATAGGCGATGACGCGGAATGACACATTGCCGGTATTGCTGATGACCTCTCTCTGGTGGCTGTAATCAAAACGTTCTTTGCGCGGCGCGACGACAAGAAGGGTGCCTATCTCAGCAGAGGCCGTCGCTACCGCCATTTTGCTGGCTTTGGTTGCCGCGTTTTCACCGATCGGTTCGTCAATCCATTGCAGACGGTAATAACGTTCGGTGCCGTCTTCCGGGCCGTTATAAAAAAAGCGAAACACATCTGTCGCCTGGCCCGGCAGAATGAGATTGGCTGGCGTGGAGAGTAACTCGCCATTATTGGCCGATTTAATCTCGACGCCATCCGCCAGCGGTGACGACAGCTGTTTTACCGACACGCTGACAAATCGCGCGGAATCGGTCGTATTGGTGACCTCTTTCGATAATGTACGTTCACCGGAAGTCATTATCGAGGTGATATCCCCGACGTTAATTGCCTGGCCGGATAGCGGGATAAAAAGTTCCGCCAGAATGAGCGCTATTAACCCTTTTTTCATGATAATTCTCCCTGAAAATTCGGGAGAAATGCCTCCCGAATCATTATCATCACGTTTACGGCGTTGCTGCCGGCGTGGTCCATGTAGCGGTAAACTGAACCTTGACATCACCTGTCCAGTAGCCATCCGGCAGGGAGGCGAAGTCGGTCACTGGCGTGGCGCCATCCGTCGTTGCAGAGGCGATGGAGAATGTGAAATCAGATCGATCGCTGACGCGCTCGGTGCCGTTATATGCACCTTCCGCCAGCAGATTTTCCAGACCGGAGGTTTTTGTTTTATTCACCAGTACGGTTTCGCTGGCGCTGGAGAGGGCAGTGCCATTCCATATGACGCCTACATTCAGCGTCGAGGCATCGCCGCTGGAGTTGATCAGGGTATTGCTAATGAGCTTTGCCGTCAGTTCAAAATCGGTCGCCCCTTCTTTGCCCGGAATAGTAATGTCAAATGCGCCATTCTGGGTATTAAATACGTTTAAACCCTGGGCATACTGGAATGACAGGGAATTCAGCGGGGTAATAACCAGCTCGCTTCTGGTGTCTTTTATTGCCGTTGCGTCCCATGTTGCGGTTGATTCAATAGAGACGTCCGCGGTCGCATTTGCTGTCGCAAAAACAGAAGCCAGAGATGCGGCCAGTAATATTTTTTTCACTTTTGTCTTCTCCTGAGAACAAATCCTCTGCGGCGGTTTAATATACGTCGCGCGCAGATCCTTTTTTATTGCAAGCAATAATTGCCGCAGTAAAAATTATCTTTTGAAAAATCGGAGCGCTCAACTCTCGTTAAAAGTATGGAATAGTAAAAAACGGGCGTTTGCCCGTCAGCGAAAAAGGAATGAATCTATTATTCAGCATGTTTGTTTGGTTGTGATTGTGGATTTGGTGCTTTTGACTGGAAAAGGATGCTGGCGTGTTCTTTTGTCTGTTTTTTTTCTTTTTGATAAAAACTCTAAGATTAATCTCACAACTTTTGTGGAAAATTCTTACAAAACATAACGATACTAAACCAGAATGCTAACATATTTAAATGTTTTGTTTTTGTTGTGAATTTGTTTTATTTTATGTTGTTGGGGAATAATCCTATAATAAAAGGCTAATTTCAGGGATATTCTTAATTTTCCGCGCGATAAAATGTCGCGCTATCCGTCGGTTTTAACTCATTTATTGCTGGCCTCTGCCTCCTGTTGTCCAAAAAATTGCTCCAGTTTCGCGGCCTCTTCCGGCGGTGAGATGAGATATCCCTGAAAACGATCGATACCTAACGCTTTCAGAATCGACAGTTTTTCTTCACTGTCGACCCCTTCGGCGATGCAGCAACTGTTGGTGAGCTTACAGTAATAGTGCAGGCTTTTTATCAGCGCCAGCGCTCCGGGATCGTGCTGCATATCATCGATAATGCTTTTATCGAGCTTATAGCCATTAAACTGCACCTGCCGGACCGGAAACATGACGCTGCCCCGGGAGAAGCAATCATCCAGCAGAACACGAAAGCCGCGCTGACGTAGTGCGGCAATGTTGTCAGCAATTTTACTGTTCCGGTGGCAGTCGATAGTTTCAGCAAATTCCAGTACCAGCCGACCCGCGCGCCGGGGATGATGCAGCTGGCGGCGCGCGGTTTCCATCATGCGAAGAAGATGGGCATGACCGGCGATAGCCGGGGGAATATTGACGGAGAAATAGACCTCTCCCGGAAACTGATTGATGCGCCGGACGGCTTCCTGCAGGACAAAGGCGGTCAGTACCAGCCAGGCGTACTCAGCGCTTATTGCGGGCAAAAAGTCGCCGGGCTGCAGAATATGCCCGTCGCGGCGCCAGCGGACGAGAATTTCCAGGCCGCGCAGCCGGTGCTTTGTATCAATAATGGGCTGAAAGAGCGGAAAGATGTGATGGCAATGGATGGCATGGACAAATTCGCGCTCTAAAGCGGTAAGCGCGTCAGCGCCCGCTCTCTTACTCGTTGTCGGCGGGTGGCCGGGAAAATGGGCCGCGAGCTGCGGGTACTGTTCCGCCATTTTTTTGATTCCTGTTGTTCTTTGATTATAAAGCGTTTTCTGACTAATGCCGCGGTGTTTCGCCCGCTCGGCGATGCTGTATCCGTGCAGTAAATCGAGGATGGCGTTCAGCTCCGGTTTGCTCAGGCCGCCGCCGGGGGGACCGTACAAGAAGCACGCCTGTTCAGCCAGCTGTGACAGCGGCGGATACGCCTGTAACGCATGACCGCGCAGCAGCGATGCGATACTGCGGGTTGGCAGGTCTGCGGCGGCGGCCCGCACTTCGGTCAGCAGGCGGCGGTTGGTGACCAGGTGAGTTAAGGTGTGCCACAGCCAGCCGTGAGGGCAACGGCTGAGGATCAGTACGGGCAGCGGCATGGCGGCGGATTCCAGCACAAGGGCCGTCTGTTGCAGGGTTTCCAGCAGCCAGAGAGGGTCGTCGGGCAAAAAGACGATCAGCCGACGAGCCGACGCCAGCGCCCGCAGATCCAGCGCCTGCGGGTGCAGGAATGTCAGTTGCCGGCTGTCTGGCGACACGATTCTCGCTATGCCCTGGGCAGCCCAGGTGCAGGGCGACAGAATACAGTCCTTTCTCCGCCCGCCGGGATTACTGGTAAACAAAGGTCACCCCGATAATCGACTGCACGTTGCCTGCCGTCACCTGCCCGCTGGTGCGCGCATAGTTAGCGGTTAAGCCGAGGCTGACGGGAGAAGTGCCTACCGTGCCTAATGAGACGGGGCTGTTGGCGGGCACAATGCCGCCGTTGCGCGTCAGCTGAACGCCAACGCCCTTTGCCGGAGACGCCGATGCGGTATTGCTGAAGATAGAATTCGCGGCGTCAACAGTCGTGCCCGAGAGGTAATAGGCCAGATTCTGGTTCTGCGCGCAGTAGACCGTCAGCGGGATCGGCGTGGAGCCGGGGTAGTCCGGCAGGGTCACCGTCACGTCGCGGGCGGAGACGTCGCAGCCGCCGGTAGGCACCACCACCTCGTTTCTGGCATGGATATAAAATTTGAAAGTGAAGTTGTCGCTGTTAACGTTGTTGGTCTGACGAAGATCCAGTGTGGCAATCTGCGTTCCGGCGGAGATCACCACGCCGCCAGCGGTACTCACTGGCGTCAGATAGAGCGCGACGGGCCAGGGGGTCGGTTTTTTCGAGGTGTATCTTATTTCCCTGGTTTCATTTTGGAGCGGAAACGGATAAGTGGTGCCGTCGTATCTGAGAGTACCGGTAAAACTCTTCAGCACTCCGTCATAGACCGACTGGACAGTCAACGTCACAAAGTCAGTCATACTGTCCGGGTAGTCGTTATGACAAAAAATCTGCGTCGAGAGATCGATCAGCAGGTTTTGCCCGACGTTCACTTGCGGTGTAAGGTCAACATAGATATGAGCATCGCCGCCGCCAATACCAATGTCTCCACCCGTGGTTGTACAAGAGAAGGACCAGGCGTTGATCGACCAGCCCAGCAGCAGGGTGGTCAGCAGGGTTATCACTTTTTTTATCACTTTTTTCTCCCCCTCAGGCGTAGGTATAGGTCACGTTAATCACTGCCTGAATCGTTCCCTGGGTTGCGCCGCCGTTTACCGTCAGCGCTCTGACCTGCAAAGGGAAACGGGCGGACTGTGAGGCTTCATCTACCTGTACGGATGTCGTTGCGCCGGTGTTGAGCGTATTGCCGCGGTTGTCCTGAAGTTCGAGCTGGATATTGCCGGCAGTGCCCTGGTTTTTGTAATAGCCCGTGCTGTCTGCCGTACCGCTGAAGCCAGCGGTGACCCGCGAGGTGCCGATCGGACAGTTGCTCAGATCGAGCGTCACCGAATGCCACGGGGAAGAGGATCCGGCGGTGAGCAGGCTGAAGGTGTAAAGATCGCCCAGATCGACGGTGGCGTTAGTGGTGGAAACCGTACACGGTTTCGCCACGACTTTGCCGTTGACGGTGATCGTCACGTCGGCGGCCTGTAGCGTTGGGGAGGCTGCCAGCATTGTCGCCAGCAGCCATCCGGATTGAAACCATTTCATCAGAGCCTCCGCTTACTGAAATTCAAGGGTGAATGTCGCCGTTGCGTTAACGTGTCCCGGCGTGACCGGCACCCGCGTGGCCATCAGACGGGCGTAAAAGTTCAGCGTGTTGCCCTTGCCGGGCGTCAGCGTGGTCCACGGGAGGGTGGACGCGGCGGCATTGAGCGGCAGCGCCGTCTGCCGATCGTTGAGGATCTGAACTCCCATTCCTGAGGCGGCCAACGCGCCGCCGTCGAGTTTTAATAAATGGCTGTTGTCGTTGTCGGCGGTGCCGACGAAGCTGACCTTTACCGCTGTGACCGCGCTACCGCAGGGTGACAGCACAATCCGGAACGGCACGGTGGGTGAGGTCGCGCCGACGGTGCTGAACTGCTTTGCGGCGTTGTTGAGCAGATCGACGGAAAAATCTTTCGATTCTCCCGCCACGGCGCAGGCGTTATCCCTGACGTAGCCGCTGATGGTAATGGTGCTGTCGGCGGCAAACGCGTCAGCAGCGATCAGCGGCAGGAGCGCGCCCAGCAGAAAAAGGGTTTTACTCATCGTTATCTCCTTAGCGGCACACGGCCGTTAGCTGGCTCAGCATCTGCTGCTGGCTCTGCGCGGGCAGGCGGTACTCGGCGACGCAGCTGGCGCCGACGCCATCGCCCCATTTCACCCGCACTTTTCCCGCCAGCGGCATACCGCTCAGATAAACCTGGCCGTTATCGGCGACGATGCTGCCGTTCTGGTTGCTGTCGCTGGTGACCATCGCGCCGAACGGCACCGGCCTGCCGTTATGGGTCAGCGTCATCAGCAGTTTTATCCCGACGCGGGCTTTAAACTCTGCGCGGACAATCGCCCCGTGGGTAGGGACGACGGAGGCGACGGCATCATCCAGATCGACATTGTCCGCGAGGGAGTTGGTGTCGAGCGCCACGCGGTTTTCCCGGTATTCGGTGGCGTAAGGCAGCACGGCATAACCGCGCCAGTCGGTGCGCACGCCGGTCTGATTCTCTACTTTTACGCCTTCCGCCCCCGGCGCTTTGATCAGCACGACCGTATCATTCAGCGGCTGGCTCAGCGTGACGCCGTTGGCGTGGGCCAGCACGCCGCCGCTCATGCCGTAATAGAGCTGCTTAATCCCGTCGCTGCGGCTGTAGCCGACGTTGGCGTTGCCGTAGCCGCCGCGGTAGTTCAGCGTCGCATAGCCGGTACTGCCGCTGCTGCCTTCGCCGCCGCCCGCGTAGCCGGTCTGCATGCTGTAGCTGAGGTTGTTGTCTTCCAGCAGGGTGCCGTACAGCCCCGCCAGGTTGCTCATCCGACCGTTCAGGTCGTCAGAGAGGCTGTAGCTGGCGCTGGCGTGCCGCCAGACGGATTGCGTGTCGGAGCGCAGCCAGTGGCTGAAGGGGATGTTGACGTTGACGGCCAGCATCCGATCGCGTGAGCCCTGCCAGGCGTTTTTGGTCAGGCTGTAGCTTAGCGTCCAGTTAATGTCGTTGACGGTGGTATTCAGTCCGGCCTGTAGCTGTTCGTCAGCGCCGTCGGCGCCCCAGTAGGTCTGATGGCTGCCGCTCAGATAGAGCGTGGCGGTGCGGCCGACCTGCTGGGTGACGCTGAGCTGCACCTTGCCGCGTTTGCTGTAGGCGAGGTTGTAATAGTCGGTGAATTTCGGCTTCACCTGAATCACTCCGTCCTGGGTGACCACGTCGTAGCCGCTCATGCGTTTGTAAGTGGTGTCGGAAAAGCTGAAATAACCGCGCGTGGAGTAGCGGTAGCCGACCAACTGCACGTTGGTGCCCAGTTCGTTAAGCGATTTGTTATAGAGAAAACGTATCGACTGACCCTGATGGCTGCTGCCATCGGGCAGGGTGGCATCGGCCTGCGTCACGTCCAGCGACAGGGCGCCGAACTCGCCCATGTTCTTCCCCATCCCCAGGTTAAAGGCGCGATAGCGATCCGCCAGCTGCGCGCCGCCGTACAGCGTCCAGCCAGCCGGTAGCCCGTGCAGTAACGTGCTCTGGAAGAAGCCGGGTTCCTCCTGCCGGTCATTGCCGCTGCGGTATTCGCCAGCGGTAAGCGCATAGCGGGTGTGGCCTTCGCGTTGCAGTACCGGCACCGAGGCGTACGGGACGCTAAAGTTCTGGCTGCTGCCGTCGGCCTCCTTAATGGTCACCTGCAGATCGCCGCCGTTGCCGGCGGCGTAGAGATCGTTAATGGCGAAAGGGCCGGGCGGCACCGTGCTGTGGTAGATCTCATAGCCGTTTTGTTTGATGGAAACCTGCGCCGTGCCGCGGGCGATGCCGTGAATAACCGGCGCAAAGCCTTTCTGACTGTCCGGCAGCATATTATCGTCCGTGGCCAGCTGAGCGCCGCGGAAGTTAATCCCATCGAAGATATCGCCGTTGGTGTAGCTGTCGCCGAGCGTCAGCCGCGAGCGTAAGGGTTTAATATCCCGCTCCAGCCAGGTGTTAACGTGTTGCCATTTATTTTCATTGCCCGAGGAGCCGCTACTGCTGCTGTAGCTCCAGGTGGTGTTATCACGCAGACGCCAGGCGCCCAGATTCAGCCCGCTTTGCAGATTCAGATAGGCGTAATGACTGTTGCCGCTGGTATCGTTGCGCGCGCTGTTGCCGGTGAAGTTGTAGTTCAGCAGCCCGGCGTTAATGCCGTCATCCCACAGTTCAGGCGGAATATAGCCGCGCGCCTGATTCCCCATAAACGCCTGGGGGATAGTCAGATACAGCCGCTGCTGGCTGACGTCTAAACGGAGGGTGGCCTCTTTGATCATCTGCGTTAACGGCACGCAGGCGTCAGTCGCCAGGGCGTTCATCCCGCTGACGGCGGCAATATCCACGCCCATACCGGCGAGATCGCCGCGCGTCAGGCACGGCGTCAGCCCGTGGTGATTTTCTCCGGCGCTAAAAGTGACATCGCGGGTGGTCATATACCCGTCATTGAGGTAGATATCCACGCGATAGGTTCCCGGCGGCAACTCCAGTCCCTTTTCGAAACCGGAAAGGTCGGCAACGGCGGCCGGATCGTCCGCCAGAAAGCGCGGGTTAAAGTAGAGTTCCGCCTGCGTGGAAAAAGCCTGTACGGCAAGCAAAAGGGCAAAGGGGAGCTGCGTAAGTACGCCAGCCGGACATGGCGCGTTGTGCCGCATACGCCGGGATCCCAAACGGTCGAGCCCTGATTTCAGATATGACATAGTCCCTCCGGTTCGAAATCGCCCGGCTGTCAGTACTTTTTTTATTTACAGGAAAGCGTGTATTTCCCGTTCGTTATTCCATTGCGCCTTTCATACGCGGAGTCAGCGCGCCGTAGTCGTTAATGGTCTTATAGGTAATCTCGCCGCTCGCGCCGGCCGGTAATTTCACCCGGGCTTCGCCCAGCGGAGGGACCAGCGCATTTTCCAGAGAGCGGTTGCCCGCGGTGAGTTCGGTGACCGTCAGGTAGTACGGCGTGGGGTTAATTAGCGTCAGCGCGTCCGTGCTGCGGCGGAATTTAAGCTTTTCTGCCGCACTATCTGGCGGTATTGGCAGCCCGGCCGGACGGTAATAGAGCTTGATGCGGCTGATGATGGCCAGCTGCAGGGTATTTTCGCTGAGCTTTGATTTATCCATCGACGGGATCGCTTTGACGTTCATCCAGAACAGGCTTTCCCGGTCCTGCGGCAGCTGGTTATTGGTGGCGTCGAGAATACGTAAGGTGTTCTCTTTTTTCCCCTGCATGGCGAACAGCGGCGGGGTCACCACAAAGCGGTTATCTTTCACGCCGTCGGCGTTTTCCACCCATGACTGGATCAGGTAAGTGCTGTTGTCATCATTATTTGTCACCGCCAGTTGCACCTGTTTTTGTCCAGCCGGGTAAATCACCCGGGTTGCGCCCAGCGCCACGCCCGCTTTTGCCTGCGAGATCAGTCCGCTGGCGGCCAGCATCAGCACGCCTGTCAGCAGGCAGCTGGTGATTGCCCGTGTTTTTTTCATGATTACCCCTGATGTTTTCACCGTCATTTCCTGTATTCGCTATCTCTGCTGGTTAGTTACTGATAGGTCAAAGAGAACCAGGCCTGGGCGTTAGCCAGCCCGCCGGTGACCTGATGCCCGGTAGCGCGGTATTTGGCGACGAAATGCAGCGTGGTCGGCCCGGCGTAAAGCCGCGTCCAGCTGACCGGCGGATGATTCAGCGGCAGCAGATCGCCATCTTTATCAAACAGCGCGATGCCAACGCCTGTGGCGATCCCCGGACCTTCCCCCACTGAGAGAACGTCGGGATTCTTCCCGTCGGCCACGCCGTGAAAGGCGATTCCGACGCGCTGACTCACCGCGGTGCTGCACTCCTGAAGATGGATATCGAAAGGAACAGGGCTGGCGTCTTCCCCCGGCGCATGAAATCGCTGACTGCTGATTTGCCCCATCTGTACCGTCATCTGGCGATCGCCCGCTTCGATGCGGCAGGATTCAGCAATAATAACGCCCTGAAAACGCATG is drawn from Citrobacter rodentium NBRC 105723 = DSM 16636 and contains these coding sequences:
- a CDS encoding fimbrial protein; its protein translation is MQRMKACLLLLLSPACALAGNKWNVTLPGGNMRFQGVIIAESCRIEAGDRQMTVQMGQISSQRFHAPGEDASPVPFDIHLQECSTAVSQRVGIAFHGVADGKNPDVLSVGEGPGIATGVGIALFDKDGDLLPLNHPPVSWTRLYAGPTTLHFVAKYRATGHQVTGGLANAQAWFSLTYQ